The following proteins are co-located in the Macadamia integrifolia cultivar HAES 741 chromosome 3, SCU_Mint_v3, whole genome shotgun sequence genome:
- the LOC122073551 gene encoding agamous-like MADS-box protein AGL104 translates to MGRVKLQIKRIENNTNRQVTFSKRRNGLIKKAYELSILCDIDIALIMFSPSGRLSHFSGKKRIEDVLTRYINLPDHDTGGTVQKREDLIRTLKKLKSENDVALQLANPGAVNSNVEELQQEISRFQQQLQMAEEQLRIFEPDPLKLTSMGELESSERQLMDALSRVTQRKRYLLGNHLSSYDQSNIQMYLDSQEGMPTSFENEVVGWLPENAHQPNQIFLGSDSLVPLRDQSSSIYDTLSHGTSLNVDPRGMGDCNVSSASDGTLPSWPQGYTSSDLLSALMPPSYPLLQGMAGPDMQSIMPREQVENPPSCSHVQATQEGGASYEL, encoded by the exons ATGGGTCGTGTTAAACTCCAGATTAAGAGAATAGAAAACAACACCAATCGACAGGTTACTTTCTCCAAGCGTAGGAATGGACTCATTAAAAAAGCTTATGAGCTCTCTATCCTTTGTGACATTGATATTGCTCTCATCATGTTCTCTCCCTCCGGTCGCCTTAGTCATTTCTCCGGCAAAAAGAG GATTGAAGATGTGCTTACCAGATACATAAATCTCCCTGACCATGACACAGGAGG GACAGTTCAAAAACGAGag GATTTGATCAGGACCTTAAAGAAACTCAAGAGTGAAAACGATGTGGCTCTCCAACTAGCCAA TCCTGGGGCTGTTAACTCTAACGTGGAG GAACTCCAACAAGAAATTAGTAGATTCCAACAACAACTTCAAATGGCTGAGGAACAATTAAG GATTTTTGAGCCGGACCCACTAAAGCTCACATCAATGGGAGAACTTGAATCATCTGAGAGGCAGCTTATGGATGCATTGTCACGTGTTACACAAAGAAAG aGATATCTGCTAGGTAACCACCTATCGTCTTATGATCAATCCAATATCCAG ATGTATTTGGATTCTCAAGAGGGGATGCCCACATCATTTGAGAATGAGGTTGTAGGTTGGTTGCCTGAGAATGCACACCAACCTAACCAAATTTTCCTGGGATCTGACTCTTTGGTTCCTTTAAG GGATCAGTCATCCTCAATATATGACACATTGTCTCACGGAACAAGCTTAAATGTGGACCCACGAGGCATGGGAGATTGCAATGTCAGCAGTGCAAGCGATGGGACTCTTCCATCTTGGCCCCAGGGTTACACATCCAGTGATCTTCTCTCTGCTCTCATGCCACCTTCTTACCCTCTACttcag GGAATGGCGGGCCCAGATATGCAATCAATAATGCCACGTGAGCAGGTGGAGAACCCACCGAGTTGTTCACATGTACAAGCAACTCAAGAGGGTGGTGCTAGTTATGAGTTATGA
- the LOC122073300 gene encoding heavy metal-associated isoprenylated plant protein 23-like, whose translation MGVGGTLEYFSSLLSNGHRHKKKRKQMQTVELKVRMDCEGCELKVKKTLSSLKGAKSVDVNLKQQKVTVTGYVEPNKVLKKAQSTGKKAEFWPYVPYSLVAHPYAAQAYDKKAPPGYVRNVETHGISNLSKQEEQYTTMFSDENPNACSIM comes from the exons ATGGGTGTTGGAGGTACTCTGGAGTATTTCTCTAGCTTACTAAGCAATGGTCATAGgcataagaagaagaggaagcagaTGCAAACTGTGGAGCTTAAAGTCAGGATGGACTGTGAAGGCTGTGAACTCAAAGTCAAGAAAACCCTGTCTTCATTGAAAG GAGCTAAATCGGTGGATGTAAACTTGAAGCAACAGAAGGTCACTGTGACTGGGTATGTTGAACCAAACAAGGTATTGAAGAAAGCTCAGTCAACAGGGAAAAAGGCTGAGTTTTGGCCTTATGTTCCTTACAGCCTTGTTGCACATCCTTATGCAGCACAAGCTTATGATAAGAAAGCACCTCCTGGCTATGTCAGAAATGTGGAGACCCATGGAATCAGCAACCTTAGCAAACAGGAAGAGCAATACACAACCATGTTCAGTGATGAAAACCCAAATGCTTGTTCCATCATGTAG